In the Apteryx mantelli isolate bAptMan1 chromosome 26, bAptMan1.hap1, whole genome shotgun sequence genome, AATGTATGTGCTATCTTTATGCCGCATCTGTTTGATGCAAGGATGGGCCAGTAAAATATAAAGTAGCATTACAAACCGGCAAATGACTCTTCCTCTGTCGGAAAATCTCTGCATTCCATGTCATGAGTTGTTTCAGctgccctttccttccccttgaTCCTCTGATAAAGCCCCTGGAATTTCCTTTCTGGGGCAGATACCTAGCGAACGGATCAGGGCCAGGCTGTCTCACGCGGCTCGCAGTTCCCGTCTGTCCAATGAAACTACATTTTCAGCCAGACACTCAAGGCTGAAAATAATCTGCTGTTTTTCATATggggtttcatttttttctctattcttttACCTCTGCGTCCCGGCTCTTACTGCTGCCTTCTGGAGACCTTCAGTTGATCTCTCCCTCTGTGAATTCTTCCTTTATGGACTGTTTGCGAGATTTGCAGTCTGGGAGGTCAAAACCAAAGTCTGCCCATTCGTCAGCCCCGCTGCGGTTGGGGATGGTGATGGTGTGCCGCACGCGGAAGTGCACTGCCTCCATGACGCGCTGCCGCTGCAGCTCGCCAGAGCTGCCGATGGAAATTGTGGAGGCGTTGCTGCTGGAGCGGATAAGCTGCTGGGCCCCGTAGTCATGGCTCTGTTTGAGATCCTGAAGGCCTCTCCAGATAATCATCCTGTACTGCTCTGGGATCTTCAGTGCTCCGAGATCCTGGAAGAACAACACTGCTAAGGCATAGCCGATAATCAGCAGAGGCTCAAGAATAAGGACGGGAACAAGCCCTGGGACCTCTGAGCACGTGGTTCAGAGGCAGCACACGGGCATGAAGCCAAAGCATGCAACAACCGTGCTCCTGGGCCTCCCCCACGTCACGGCACCAAGCCCGCAGGTCTTCCCGTGACGGGTGATTTCTCATTTGTAACCAGTGGCCAGTTGACCAGTTACTCAAACACAGCTTTGCAGGTTAGAAaatgttgtttcttttatttagagtgggaggaggagaagcaagTTATTGTTTCACATAAAACTAATGTGAATATGGGAGGGACGGGGCCTTTCGCTTTCTGATACAGATTGCAGAGCAGCATGTGAAGCGTCATGTTGTTCTGTTCGCCCGGATAAGGAGCCATCAGCCTAGCTGgtctgaggtcacttctctccTCAGGTCCTGGCCCGAGAGATCTGAACCGCCTTTCCAGGTAACATGCACCACACCGGTGGGCACCGAGGGATTTGGGGATGTGCCACGTTTCTCAAACTGGTCTTGACTCGGGCTGTTTTGGGACCAATCCTACGTCATGTGTATTAATGCACCAAGATGGGCAATAGCGGATTATTATGACAGACATGAAGGGCTGTGGTTATAATGCTAAACAGGCTTGAGAATCTCAGGGACGGTGGCCTACGTGCAGACGCCTGCATCGGAACAAGTACCATCGTACTGGAGAGCTGCTAGAGATCCATGTTAATGCCAAACACAGAGACTCACGTGAGTGTTAACTAGAGAAGACAGCAAGTATGCAATTAGTAATCACAAATGTCAACTTGGACACACAGCTCAGCAATCTGGTACAAAGTTTTGACCATACCAAATGTTTCTTTTGACAGCTTACAGATAATAACGGAGTTAGTTCAGAAAACGTTCCAAAACCAGGCTAAGATTACACAACTGGCCCCAGCTACCAATGAAAAATCAGTGTGTCTTCAACAACTGCATCATTGAAACATGTtctcatattttattttagttgcCAGACAGAAGGCAACTGCTACAAACTACTTAGAGGCAAAATGGAATCAGGGTAGGAGCTTTGACTTGGCCGAAATACTGACTATGGCTGAAAAGGTTTAAGATTTTTTCCTCTTCCGGTTATGAGTGACCTCGGTATTTGCACCCAGAGTTGCACTTTAACCAAGAGTTACAGTGACAgacccctctcccccagcagcgGAGGGCTTACGCACAACGTGATGTCAGGTATTTCTAACATGGCTTGCACAAATTTTCATTCCAGCTTTTGCCTAGCCTGGGCTATTTGATCCCAGGGTTGGAACACCGACTCCCGGGACACAGGTATCCTGGGTTTGACTCGCTTACGTATCTTCTTTTGTCTGACAGGCATACTGAAGATTTACACGGGAAGACCTAAGATCAGAGCCGTAGGTCTGATTTAAAACTCCCTGAAATACACCGGAAGCCTTTCCACTGATTCCGTGGGCTTTGGATTATTTTGCTGAGTACCTCAGTTTGTTCTCCTGTATGTTAggtaaaaaatgtatttgagGTCTGACTTGGGGatcttttagctttttttagATGTCCCAGAAAGAAGTACATTGAGttatcattttgtttgttttttccccattatcCTATAAACTTGTCGGCCCTTGCTTCTGACCCTCTGGAAGAATCAATGGAACAGGCTATTGGGATTGCTACCAAGGCCTGAACTACTGCTAAATCTGAAGGACCAGAAAGGAAGACATAAATCATGGGGAACGTATAGCTTGTGTGACAGGTTggtgcacatttttttttcctttcctttaaaactGTTTTGTCCTTGCTTTTATGATCAACAGCTGATAGAAACAAGTGGTAAGAACAGATCTTCCCAAAGCATTTACCTCTATGGATAGGTTCTGCAGGTGGTAAATATTCTGTAACCCTTGTGAGGTGAAATAGTCGATGCAGTTTGGACACCCCAATCCTGttaaaaaactgcagaaaaaatttggaaaataaagtGGCATTAACTTCTCATGAATATAAGTTGTGCTCTCAACCATCACTTTAGTGGCAAACCATGTTTCAGCTCATTGAAAAGGCAAGGAGGAGACTGTAGTAGGCTCCTGCCTCCGAAAGAATTAGCAACCCTTTCAGACCCTTGCAATACAGGTGGGATGCAGGCAAACGCGAATGTAGTAGGGAACTTGTTCCGGGATGCTCAGAGTGCTTGGACAGAGCTTTTCTTGTGGCTGATGCAAAGCCAAAGTATGGCCTAACTTGCCATTAATGTCAGAGTGAAGACATTAATGGGACTATGTTCATTCCTAACATTACTTTTTAGTTCTCCTGATCTTCAGAGGTTTCAGCTGAATAGCTTATGCTAAATAACTTGAGGGTGCTTGAGCTAcctggagaaggagagagggacgTGCCGTAGTCTGGGCAGCGACAGTCAGTCTCTGCAACGTACAGATTGGTGCAGGGGTATTTTGCACATTGCACTGGGCTACAGCTGCGCAACTCTAGTAACTGCGTGTGCAGCCTCCCTAATTCTGGCAGGATGTCTTTTAAAACATCTGTGGTCTTTTTAAAAGACTGGAACGTGAAAAAGTGGCCGCAGATCTGACAACATGTTCCTCATGGAAATAGACCATGTGGACCAATTTCCAGGTATCACTGGTAAGGGATGGGAAGGTGGAAGTTCCACAAAGTTATGTGCCAGTTTGACATACAGAAACAGATTCTTGTTcatatgtatttaatttttaattgagCAAGGATGGATTACCCAGAGGTGTTTGCAGGCAATACACGTTTCTAACTGGTAGCTAGCTGGGCCTTGATTTCTGAGATGAGAAGAATGGTCTATGTGATTTCATGAGCAGTGATTTCTCAGTTGGAACCAGTGGCCAGTTGACCAGTTGCTAGACAGATCTGAAGGTTAGAGTAAGGGACAACAGCAAGAAACATCAGAGGACAACAGACAACAGGTATCAGATGTTTTCCCTACCTGACAAGGCTGGGATCAGGGTTGTAGGGCGGCGGAGGGGTGCAGTGTGATCCTGAGACCATCGACTGGGATGAGTGGCCTCCATTCATTTCTCCATTGGGTTGCATGGGGTGACTGTTTAACATCCCAGGTCCTAGGCAGAAGCCACGTCAACGCAACAAAAAGACCAGTTAGACATAACTCAACCCAAATGGTTATAACCACCCCATCCCTCATCAGAGAGTCTACTGACAGGCAGGGAGAGCCTGCACTAAGCACGGACTGTGTGAGCACTAGCTTGAGGACTTTGGGGTCTGGGCCGACTGTGGCTGATCCCACTGCCTTCCCCTGAGAGCTTCTAGGAGAGCCGCTGCAGACATATAGTTACACCGTAAATTCCCACTCATCCCCGTGTGGTGGCATTTGGGAAGATCTCTCCCAAGTGTCTCAGCTGTAGACTGCTTCCAGCTGGGTGTTGTGTGCGAACGTAATCTGCCTGGCCTTTGCCTGAGACGCCTCTGTTTTGGTGCGGGGTCTGAGGAGGGGGCGAAAGCTAAGCAGAGCTTGGCTCCAGGGAGTCTGGGCTGCTCTGCGTACTACGGAGCTGTGGCTGCCGTCTGCCTGCTCTGCCTCTCAGCCGCCTGGGGCTGCGGGAAGCGGTGACGCGGAGACCTTACCCATTGGCCCCAGGCTGGGCGCTGAGTTGGAGCTGTGCTGTGGTGGCTGCCCCACCAGCTGGTTGACAGAGGGCAGCTTGTTGATTCCTCCTCCATGAACTTTATTCATAGGCGAAAGGACAGGACCATAGGATGAAGGTGTCTGCAAGTGACTCCTGCTCAGAAAACCAAAGCAGTCCGTGAGCCTccagcagggaggaagggagcCGCCCTGCCTTTCCCCGGGACTCCCTTCTGGCTGTCGCCCTATCAGGTTTTCTGGGCTGAGGTTTCGGTCGGCTGCACCAATGCAAACTGCGGCAGGAAAAAAAGCTCGTTTGCACTGACAGCGACCCGGGACAAACTGCACTCGTGCAGAATTGGCTGGCATGCATGTATGTCAGGCAGCAGCCACGTGTGTCCACAGAAGGACCCTGCTATTGAGGGACCTGCTCGTCACGGCAGGGCAGTCACCCCAGAGAGGCGCTGTGGACACGTCCCAGCTTTGGCCTCTGCAGACATAGGCTGATGACTTGCAAGTTTCCAGCTCCAAGGTTTCTTCCACCTCATCTCCATAACCACTTAGGGAACAGCCCCAAGTCACacagccagggccagggctgctctccagccactcactgtgccttgctgcctgctgcagagctgcagctgccagaGCCGGGGTGTCAGGAGGCCTCGCTGGCTGCTGCAGAGGTACTTACTGCctttgcaggagctgctgctgctgctgccggtaAGAGTCAACCAGCTGCTGTGGGACCAGCTCcaccagctccaggctctcctttATCTTCATCAGGATCTCGAAGTTCTCCCGCCCTCGCACCTGGAAGAGGGAACAAGCCCAGGCCTTCGCTTTGGCCCGTCTCACCTGGCCCTTTCACGTGGCCTATCTCCCCTTTTTTCTACCCAGTCAAGCAGGGCGCAATGTCACTGTGACCAGTAAATGTTCAAGGGTCCAGGACGCCCTCAGACATTTGCATTTACAGATGCTTTCCCCCTTGTTTCTAGGCCTCCTCTCAGCCCTGTGGGCCATGCTACTGGCCCCACGCCTGATGCATTGCAGGAGAcctcaggactgtctcctccagcCATGCCGCCTCGTCCTTCCTGACACTTCATCCCCATGGCATTTCCCTCAGAGGGCACAAAGCCACAACTGTCCCGAGCCAAGGCAGACGGGCGATAACCAGTGTGGCTCACTGACACTTACAGGCACGTAGtacatctcctcctccccatgcCGCCGTTTCTTAACGCCAGCCCCCAGCGCTGGGATCCCCTGGGGACTCTGTTTGAAagctgggaaggagagaggaaaaactgttAGTGCAAACCGAAAGTCAAATCTAGCTATGGGAACTGCTGTGGCCTAGCTCCTCCTAGCAGCCGTGGGACTGTGCAGCCAGCAGCCTTGGGCCCGAAGTGGGGAACTGGAGCACTCTGCAAACCTTCACTGCAAACAGGGAAATAACTACCTCCAGCAGACTTAGCTTGACACACGCCAAATGCGCTCTCTTTTTCAGGGTTTGTGGCTTTGGGAATTGTTTTATGTGTTTTTGATGACAGACTTGTGCAGAAAATTCCCCCTTTCCCCTCATTTCCATTCTCCTGGGCTGTCGTTGGGAGAGCAGAACACGCTTGAGAACACTTTGGTTCCTGCAGTATTTAAGTTCCAAACCATGCAGGGCTGCTAGCAGTTTAACTGTGTTCTAGCACTGATGTCcctttattaataataatgataataatgaagAACGAATCTATCTGGACATGAAAGCCTCTCACTAATAGCATTGCactctgggggggaaggaggagcaggTCCAACTTCTGAGGTTTGAGACCTGGTCAAGAAAGCTCAGTGTGTCGTGTCCAGATGTGGATTTGAGTCTGACCTGCTGGAGCACAGTGACGTCGGCAGCGATAGGAAAGGAGCTGACGTGGAAGCAGCTGCGTCGCTTTGAGCAGCAAGGCACCCCAGCTGCTGCCAGCAGCCTTGGACCGCGACAGGACGGCACCCTGAACCATCCACCTTTCCTGGAAAGAGGACTCACTGCGTTTGTTGGCGTTGCCGTTTTTAGCTGCACTCTCATTCAGGGCTTGTTGCTCTCGGTAATGGTCTTCGTCAGCCTTCCGGTCTCTGCCAGGACAGGCACAGATCCGTCCTTCAAACGACCTCCTTCCCAGGACCTGGCCGCTGCGAggagagaaaaatcagtgagtTTACTTCTTCTAGGGAGTTTCATCTTGGTTCAGTCCAACACTTTATGCTGTGCCTCAAAGAGCCCCAGTAAAGCCCCCCACAAGCATTAGGCGTAGGGAACCCGTCTGCTGGGAGCGTGAGCAGGAGTCTCCTGCGAGGGACGAGCAATTCCTGGGGCAGAGGAGGGTTGCAGCTGCACTGGTGGGGGGGGCCCCGCGCTGTGCGCAGCCCGGGGGCTGccacctccccttccccccgGAGGGGCTCTCTGGAGCGCATCCCCTGGGAGGAACCGCACGCCATCCCTGGGAAGCTGCTCCCTCCCGAGGCCAGCCCTCCTGCCGGGGCCCCCAGCCCTCGGCGGCCTGCCctgggcagggctgctgctgtgccGGTGACTCACTCTCTCGTTTCCAGGGTTATGATGATGAGGATGGGTCTCCTGTTCATTCCTCCCACGCAGCTGCTATTGCACATGAAGTTGTACAGAATGGTGGTGAACTCGGTCCCCACCTGCcccaggagaggagagcagaCACCGAACAGGGAGTGAAAATCAGGAGTCCTGCAGGCTGGGACTGCACCCCGACGCGGGAGGCTGCAGCGAGGCCGGTGCCAGGACCACCCTTCAGCCAGCAAGCGGAGATTCCCCGTGGGAgcgctggggcagggcagggatgtGTGACCTTGCACCGATG is a window encoding:
- the TP73 gene encoding tumor protein p73, whose amino-acid sequence is MSQSSPADEGTTFEHLWSTLEPDSTYFDLPPSNHTGSHEVSDRTEVTMDVFQMRSMNDSVMSQFNLLNNSMDQSIGSRAASTSPYNSEHTSNVPTHSPYSQPSSTFDAMSPAPVIPSNTDYPGPHHFEVTFQQSSTAKSATWTYSPLLKKLYCQIAKTCPIQIKVSTPPPPGTIIRAMPVYKKAEHVTEVVKRCPNHELGRDFNDGQSAPASHLIRVEGNNLSQYVDDPVTGRQSVMVPYEPPQVGTEFTTILYNFMCNSSCVGGMNRRPILIIITLETRDGQVLGRRSFEGRICACPGRDRKADEDHYREQQALNESAAKNGNANKRTFKQSPQGIPALGAGVKKRRHGEEEMYYVPVRGRENFEILMKIKESLELVELVPQQLVDSYRQQQQQLLQRQSHLQTPSSYGPVLSPMNKVHGGGINKLPSVNQLVGQPPQHSSNSAPSLGPMGPGMLNSHPMQPNGEMNGGHSSQSMVSGSHCTPPPPYNPDPSLVSFLTGLGCPNCIDYFTSQGLQNIYHLQNLSIEDLGALKIPEQYRMIIWRGLQDLKQSHDYGAQQLIRSSSNASTISIGSSGELQRQRVMEAVHFRVRHTITIPNRSGADEWADFGFDLPDCKSRKQSIKEEFTEGEIN